Below is a genomic region from Ailuropoda melanoleuca isolate Jingjing chromosome 8, ASM200744v2, whole genome shotgun sequence.
GAATTagaccactggctttcctggttctcttgCTTGCAGACAGATTGTGGGACTTACTGGCCTCCATAAcagcatgagccaattcctatagTAAATCTCCTcttgtatctatctatctatctatatcctGTAAGTTCAGTTTCTCTGGAGTACTCTATTATAAAATAGTCTCCCTTAAAGGGAGAACTTGAGAAGGAGACATCCTTAGTTGATAATTAAGGGGAaaatcatagaaaagaaaaaatgtaaggaaagaaGGTGagatggaggaaaaggagggagatggggagagagggagggaaagaagaaggatgaaggagagggggaagtgggggtagaggaggaaagggagaggaagggaatggaggaaaaggaaaaaaatattttccttgaaaaaggaaagactgTCCCTTGAGAATTTCGGATCATAAATCTGTACTTAGGATATTTGGGGGCTGGAATTCATATAACATGTGTCATAAAATCTCACAGGTAAATTGTTGGTTTTATTGGTTTAAAACTGTaacattcctttattatcctttcagTATTTTAACTCAACTTCTTCAATTATCATATTGTATATGATAACTGTATAACTCCTTCAATAATCATATCGATCTTCTGTGTTGTTCTCTTTTTCGAAGTCTTATCAGagcttaattttattaatcttcccaaagaaccaactttgttcttctgttaatttgttgatttttctctattgcttcTGTTCTCAATTGTATTgattctattcttatttttattaactccTTACTCTACTCTTGTTTACCTGGGCTTAATgtattcttctttctctacaaGTTGTCAActtaaataattgcttttatttttttatttttcttttttttaattaagttatgttagtcaccatatagtacatcattagtttttgaaacAATtgcttttaaatctttattcttttctattgtaagcagtgaaaaatataaatttacctCTAATTTCTTTGTAGGTATGTCCTACAACTTTTGCTCTATGTTATTAACAATCagtctgaaatattttctaacGTTTGCTGTGATTCTTATTTAAGCCATGGATTATTTAGATGTGTGCTATTTAATTTCCAAGCGTTTGAGGTTTTTCATCTCATCTCATTGGTATTGTTTCCCAACTTAATTCTGTGTTTGTTAAGATACTAAAATCTGTAAGGCTTTGTTCTCTTGAAACTACTGAGACCTAATTTATGacaaagcacaaaaaaaaaatttttcctgcCCCTACCCTCCAAGTCATTTTTCCAAGCCCTGCCCCATGTAATATTATCAATTTCGCTCAAAAGAATGTGAAAGGAGCCATCTGCTGCCTGTTGGGGAAGAAGTTTATTTCTTCCACTCTGCTTCCAGAGCAAAGCTTTTCTTCCCCTCACCACAAGAGGGAAATAATAGGAGTGAAACTTCTCtatctttccctcctctcccttgctTGGTTTCCCATATGTGAAGAAGGATCACTAATACAATTGGACAGAGATGACTGGGAGCAGTGGCCAGGGTTACTGCATCTCAAACATAGGAAATATGTTCTGTTTCACTGCCTGCCTGGAGGATCTGTAAGTATAGCAGTGGACTCTTGTACATTGTATTCCAATATCACATACACACCTGCACAAGAACCCTGAGATCTGCTTCCTAGAGAGAAACCTCTAGAAGCCAATCACTCTTTTTGCACTTTACATTCTGCTAGGGCTCTGTTTGTGGGGGTCCTGCAATCCTCCTTGCAGATTGCTGGGTAATTGTACTAGAAGCCAAATTTTCACAGCAAATCTCCCTATGTTGGGGTAGGGGGAAGAAGTAGAAATGGATCCCAAGATGTAGAATTAAAAGAATGATGTTGAGGACCTCCCCTGTGTCCTCTGGTCCCACGTATGTTTTGCAGTCATGACTTACTGCAAATGGAAGTTACTAGGTTCTAACCATCATTACTTTGATCACGCTTTAATTCCTCATAAGCAGTCTCAACTTCTTAGGACACAGAGGGGATAAAGAGAGAAATGTGCACTTTCAATTGCCCACAACATTCCTGAGCTTTTTTCTATCAAGAGACACCCTATCTCCATTAGATGATTACCATCTAATTCTAGGATGGAAGATCTGTCATCAACAGAAAATCAcactaaaaattactaaaaaaagaagaaagagggacacctgggtggttcagttgattaaacatctgcctttggctcagttcatgatcccaaggtcctgggatcaagtccctcgttgggctccttgctcagtggggagcctgcttctccctctgcctgctgctcaccctgcttgtgtgctctctctctctctctgacaaataaataaataaaatattttttaaaaatttaatttaatttaaaaaagaagaagaaagagagagagagaaggaaagaaacaaagaaacaaaggaagaaacaaagaaatggtaCTCACAGCAGAGGTATCGAGTTTGTGCATTCATCCTGTATcacaaataattattaagatGTTTATTGTGTTGGGGAGTAAGTCAGGCACTTGGTATTGAGAAGCAAATGACACACAGAAGACTCCtgtcttgggacacctgggtggttcagtcggctgagcatcagactcttggtttccactcaggtcatgatttcaggactGTGGgttctagccccatgtcaggctctgtctcagtgcagagtctgctggaaattgtctccctccctctccctatccttctgcctttgctctctctctctctcaaattaataaataaaatcttaaattaaaaaaaaaagacaggggcgcctgggtggcacagcggttaagcgtctgccttcggctcagggcgtgatcccggcgttatgggatcgacccacgtcaggctcctctgctatgagcctgcttcttcctctcccactccctctgcttgtgttccctctcgctggctgtctctatctctgtcaagtaaataaataaaatctttaaaaaaaaaaaaaaaaagacaaagactctTGTCTTTCTGGAGTCTAGACTAGCATGGAAGATATATACAACACAAGTGACATCACAAgattaagttaaaattataataattatgttCAAGATGTTGGACTGAAAACATGATTTACTACCCTATCTGCCAAAGTTTCCCTTTAATGGCTACAGCAATGTGAAAATAAGATAATTCAATCCAGTACTAGATATGGGAAAATGTACAAGGACTGGTTCAAATACTTTGAGAAATTTCTGGAATTCAAAATTCACATTGGATTGGCTTTATAGAAAAACCAGCATGAAGAGGCTGCAAACCAATGTAGATATTTGTGTGGAGAATTATGAGTTAGGGAAAGAGAAATCAGACAAGTTAAAGCTTGATGCAGAGATGAGAAATGGGCTCTTTAAGGGATCCAGGGAATACTCCAAGTTCAAAATCAATGGAAATGGTGACAGAAATTGAAAGCAATCCTTTAGTGAACTGATGAGGTAATTATTCTTGTATTACCTGGACAGCTGGGTCAGTGTGGTCTTCTATATACACAAATGTCCTATGACTAGGACATCAGCTCCCTATATAAAAAGAAGATGCCACTGACCTCCAAACCTTGTCATTGCAGTGAGGCCAGTTAGAATCAAAGTCAGTTCCAATGTAGGGTCCAAGTTAGATATGGACAAAAAGTACGGAGCGCTCCACACATTAGAGAAGTATATTGTATCATCTCTGGTTCCAGGTGTAAAAGCTTTTCTGCTTCAGCCGAAGAGGAGGAAACTCAGTAGACCTTTTCATTTTCCACTTGACAACCAGAGGGGAATTCTACCCCTTTGCACATCGCAACACAATGACCTACAGAGTACTTACAACCAGGGAACAAGAACTGTGACCTTTACAGCCTCTGAGGAAACTGCCCTTCACCTATGCAAACAAATAATTCTCATCTATGAAGAGAGAGATGAAAGAATCTACAGACAGTTGAGAAACAATGGCCTCATGAAAAGGAAGGACCATGCTAACAAGCAGAAAACCTAATCCATTATAATGAGATAAGAGtgcaagtagaaaaaaaagacattcataaaatatgtaaaatatttttaaatgtctttttaaatgcatctttGAGGTGATAAAAAGTAAAGGAATACAAATCagcaaaaaagacaagaaaagtgaAAGCCAAAAAGCCAGCACTACCATTAAGTTAAATGGCTGTaagtttaaacatttaaatatttcatactattgataaatgtttaacatGAATAAGCAAGGAAATCAGGAAAGGCACAAATAAACACTGCTAAGAATGAAACGGGATTTATGGAGATATACGATAGCCACagtagaaaatgaaacagaaagaaaatgatataaacatTTTCTGGCAGTAAAtttgaatgagaataaaataaacaaacaagaactGAGAaccttttcaaaaggaaattctaaaagaTATCCTTCAGGCAGAAGACATATCCCACTTGGATGATCTGAGATGAAAAACATCTACAGCTTAGGCTATAGGTTAGTCAGCTGCAAAAAGATACCCCCAAACATAGTGGCTTAGCCCAGATACGAGCTTCTGTCCCAGGTTTAAGTCAGGGTTGGTGGCCCAGACGGCGTCAGGGACACGGGCTCTTCTACAGTGTTGCTCTACCAGCTTCGGCACACGTTTCCAACTTGTGATCCAAGGAAGGTCTTCAGATCCCACATCATACCCACATCAGCAAGTGGTGTAATGGAAGGAGAGAACAAACCACTACTTTGAATAACCTCCCTAACCTAAGTACCTCTAGGGCCAAGACAGTTTTCCCGTGGATGTGATACAACATACACCACAGCCTGGGCTTCCCCAGGACAACTCACCAGAGTTCAAGTCCTAGACCTACAACCAAGGAGATGAGAACATTTAATTGCTCCGCAATAAGAACTCATGTGACTCCTCCTTAATTAACCCAAGTGtgacaaactgaagacttcataCTCCATCTCTGTATTTGAAAACTATTTATTAGGAGTAAAATTtaccaagaaagaagaaatggaacacTAACCCATCCATTCCCCCCTTTCAACCACAATTGAATCCCAGGATAGGATCTTCTCAACCTGAGAGCAACCTCCTGCAAGGCAGCAGTAACTTTCTTCTTCTACGGCTTAACAAAATGTACTACTTTTTAGGATTTTAGGGCAATATCCAACAAACAGGATACAATATACCAATTGTGACAATCCTCTTGTAAGCTTTACCCAGATTATGTTACTAGAAATGGGGAGGCTCTAATCGAGCCCATACCCacatttcagaaagagaaattctttcGAGTGGCATAACTAGtctatatttattaataaatacaataataatttttttaagattttttatttatttattcgatagagatagagacggccagcgagagagggaatacaagcagggggagtgggagaggaagaagcaggctcatagcagaaaagcctgatgtggggctcgatcccataatgccgggatcacgccctgagccgaaggcagacgctaaccgctgtgccacccaggcgccccaatataataataatttataaattaaataaaaatttaccaacACCAGACCAGCAAGTTTTATGGTTATTAAATCATAATAATTACATGGTTATTTTGCTTTGTTAAATTAATacttataaaacatacatatattcaaTACTTGGTCTTACTCTTTATCCtaagcaaaaaatataaatacattaaaatataataaatcaaaAATCCAAAtagaccttttttaaaaagaaatccactatatacatataagtttatattttgaaaatacgaATCATAACATATTATTCCTAGAACCTATTACGTTACCTGCCCCACTTAggtctattttaaataaataagtaacacccatattgtaaaaaaaaagttttctcacaTCGTGGATATCTCAAATGCTTTGAGAGACACTCTCTTACTACAAGGGAACCCAGTGACCTAGAGCTCACAGAATTTTGAGGGTTTAAAGACACTGTAAAACTAAAACCATGCAAAGGTTGGGACTTCCCACTCCTTTACTAGATGATGTTCCACAGTCATTGggtgaaggcaggaaaaaacagcATATCCAAAGGTAACATCTATTGATCTTATCTCTTAGTCCCACAACACAAGGAGTAGAGAAATACTGGGatcaagagcaaaaaaaaaaaaaagatggggaaaataatcacaaatgcTGCTATCTAAGTAAACAATCACTGATGGAGCCAAGTGCCCAGGCATATTCTTTGCCACGAGACTAGCAGGACTGGAAGGATTCCTCACTGTGGAATGGTCTCTATCCACATAGCCTAGATcagccaggggctcctggcagTACCTTTAGCAGGAGACTCAGAAGAAAATAACTGGGATGTGTTCAGATCTATCCTTTAGTGGAGAAAACCCTAAGTACTCGCTGGCGGATCTGCCGAGTCTTCACCCCATAGACAAGAGGATTGAGTGCTGGTGGCACAAGGAGGTACAGTGTGGCCAGAAGAACATGGACGTGATGGGGTACATGGTGGCCAAACCGATGAGTGAGGAAGGAGAATATTCCAGGAACATAGAAGATCAGGATGACACAAATATGAGACCCACATGTGCTAAAGGCCTTAAGTCGGGCCTCACCCCCAGGTACCTTCAGCACAGTCTGGAGGATGAGGGCATAGGAAATACCGATGGCCACGACATCTAGCCCAACCACAAGCAGGGCCACTGCCAACCCGTAAGCTCGGTTCACTGTGGTTTCTGAGCAGGCAAGTTTTACCACAGCCATATGTTCACAGTAGGCATGGCCTATGATGGTGGCCTGGCAGAAGATGAGTCTCTGCaacaggacagggaaggggaggaggaggaccaaCCATGCTCATAGTTTTTTTAGTTAAATCACTATATGTACCTATTCAACCCAATGTAGAAACTTACTCATTCTGATCTCTCCTCCCTTTTACTTGTCACCAGTTCCTATTGACTGCAGTTAACCCCTTTTGACCCACTCATTCTTCTCACCCCCCACTGTCACTGTGTAGGGCACACTCCTAACTTCTAGCACCTGGATTATTTCTGTAGATCTTTCTGGCTTTGCCATTAACCCCTTCCTATCCACTATGCATTCTTAAGGCAGAGGATTATAAAATACATCTAAAATTCACATGTCATCATGTCACTTCTAAGATTAAAATCTGTTAGTCCATTTAATCCAtggaataaaattatacattcaaGACTGGCAAACAAGGCtttaaaaggctattttttttattactttgacTTACACTTAGCAAATTTCCACCAAAAATCTTGCTTGAACTATTCCATGTTCTTGGAATTATGTGATTGCAACAACTTATTTTACATGTACCTTTtgcatattctttcttccatctcttttaTCTGAATTGGTCTTTCTTGTCCTTCAAAATTCAGAGTCCACTGGTTACTGTCTCTTAGAACTCTAGCTGTATTAGGACCACATTAATCATGTTAAGAGCactttattttgtgatttttttgttcatCCACAACTTTCTGTTTTATCTAATTATAGAAATCCTTTCAGTGTCTTAATGGTTTGTCTCGAGTAAAGAACAATTTCTCATTAAGCTTCATAATTATAAACTAGCTGGTAAAGGCTTCACCGTACAGGGGATAAATATAAGTTTTGTAGGCAGACAACTATGCTTAAATTCTGTTGCTTCATATTCAACAAATGAACCTATGGTGGgatacttaaactctctgagtaTAGATCACCTCACCTGATGGTAGAGCAAATAATGTAAATCTTACtgctttattataaatattaattaaatgatgTGTATAAAGTTCCAAAGTTCCAGTATATAGGTTATTCTATAAATAGTGTACAGATTTATACCTAGTTTTGTAATCCTACCATGAAAGACAAGTCCATTCTTGATACTTTCCCAAGGTAGGTCCAGTGACTGTGAATAAGACACTGAGCAGGCAAGATGTTATTACCAATTGGCAGGTCCCAAAGGACACACAGACACCTTTGGACAGGGCTAAACTTAGTATCCAGATtggctggagacccagagagctAAGTCAATTGCCTCAGGGATAGCTAGTTGGGCAGAGAGGCAAAACAGGGAGCGGCACCTGCACCTGACCAGGTGGCTCATGTCTGTCCAGTGTTGGTCATCACCTCTAAGCCTGTCCACCTTGACAGCCGTCATAGGAAGCTGCATGCTCAGTGAGCTAGGAAAGCTCATATTTCTCTGTAAGCTCAGATTTCTCCTTCTCACAGGTCAAACTCAGAGCGATAAATTCTTTAGTGCACTCTGTGATGAAACGTGTTCATTCCTCTATCTGCTGAGAGTAGGGGCTGCTAAAAGCTCATAATTGAGTCACTCTCCCTTCGACAAAGAGAGCTGACTCACCCAagattagttttcttttctgagtgCAGCCCTCACCCAATGACCCATTTAAGTACAAATACAAAGACCTGAACCTCTCTCTTTTGAAACAACATTGAAGGACCATCTCAGCTCAAGAGCACCCCCATGGAATCATCTCAGGCATCTGGAGTAACTGGATCatagtttaacttcttcctcttttccatcctgcttccctcactccctgATAGGTGTCAGTCCCAAGTATATTTCACAATAAGTTTCCTGCATGCAAATCTCTGCCTCAGTGTGTTTCTAGAGGATCCAATCTAAGAAAAATGCCACGTCTCTCAAGTGAATTAAGcactttgtttctcttctgaGAAATTGCAACAGGTCCGTGGATATCAACTCCAATACCATAGCAAGTATGGGATAGATATTGATTCTCACAGAGTCCACTGAAGCGAGTTCCCAATGAAATGGCTAAGACCTCCTCTATCATATCTCCCGATTACCAAACAGGTCCTTCCCTGGGCCACATCTCTGATAAAGCAGCTACAGTCTACCCCAATGGCTAcattctcctttggaaaaatgtttcaaTTGCACCGTCTTTTCATTTATCCAGACAACAAAGTATTTCATTCATAGCTGGTGGGAagcttcatttattcatgcattcagtCAGTCGGTATTAAATATCCACCAAATCCATGCACTCTACTAGATGTTAAACAAAACGAACAATATGATTAATGATCCTTGTCATCATGGCTCGTGGGATGGTATATATTACGTATGCGATCACAAAAACCTAATAATAGTTTTaagtattataaattaaaactatagGATGCCAAGCATGTAATAAGAGAAACTTCTCATTCTTAGGAATGCAGGAAAGCCTCCTTAATTCAACTTAGTGACCAGAAGAATGGGTTAAAAGTGAAGGGAGTTGTGGGGGTAGGCTGAGGATACAAAAACCCTGAAGACACTGGGAGATGTGTTGGAGACAAACACAGTGATCTCCAGAGAGGTTCAAGGATATGTCATGGGAATGGTTAAATGAGGTAGGGATCTGGGGAGAAACAaattaagaatatgaaaacacagagTGTTCAATGGGTCATTTGCATAAATCCTGAAGTCTTACACACCAGGGTAATGGGGGTGGCAAAAAATAGAGTACATATCAACTCAGTAATCATTTAATGAATAAGAGCAACAAGGAGAGATATCAATAACTGGGAGTAGTAGAGAATAATTTGCATGAATGACATGAACAGCAAAGCACCAGTCCATGCTTATTTGTTTGCTAGTCTGtttttccaggggaaaaaaaaccctgaaaattgCTTTGGGGAACAAGAACAGTGAACTCGCTACCAAAACAGAGTTATGAGAAGTGTGAGAAAATGAATGATGCCCACTTAGTAGGAAGTACAAcatttttgtcagaaaaaaaatggatataatgAGATTACCAGCCCCATATGCATTTTGTAGACACTAAATGAGAGAGCTTATGTGCaaagttttctttctcaaggGCTCAAGGTACAATGGAATAAGAGCTGAACAATGGGAGGTGCTCAGATAATCAAGATTTtacactaggggcacctgggtggctcagtccgttaagcctctgcctttggctcaggtcatggtcccagggtcctgggattaagccccgtgtcaggctccctgctcagcagggagtctgcttcttcccctgctcatgttctctctttcaaataaatcaataaaatctttaaaaaaaaagattttacattaAAACAGCATATTCAgactaagttttttttaattttattatgttatgttagtcactactAAGATTGTTTAAAACAAGTTTAACTAAAGCACATAGAAAACTCTACACCCATTGGTAGTAAATGTCACTCATCCTCCCACTAAGGAATCCTCTGCAATTCTATAGCTACTGTGCATCTCCTGGAGCCCTTTCTTCCACTCCGACCTATGAAGCAGAGATAGGAGAAGAGGGAGGTCTCgactttttaccttttctttgaaGATCTATCTTCTAGAGGGTATTTTTGCTGTTGTcattttttactgtggtaaaatatatttaacataatatttaccattttaaccattttaacaattcagtggcattaggtacattcacaaggttgtgcagccatcaccaatatctatttccagaattttcccAGCATCCCAAATAGAAGCTCTGTacctattaaataataattcccaGCCTTCTTTCCTCTAAGCCCCTGGCAATGTCTGTTTTACTtatgtctctatgaatttgcctattctaggtacttcatataagtggaatcatagaatatttgtcattttgtgtctaccttatttcacttagcataatggttaaggttcatccatgctgtaccatgtgtcagaattttattccttttaaggctgaatactagATGTGTATACTACTTTTTTGTTAATACATTCATTAGCtgatggacacatgggttgtCTTCACCTTTTAGCTTCTGTGAATAATCCTGCTGTGCTA
It encodes:
- the LOC100481773 gene encoding olfactory receptor 52L1; this encodes MFFIHAFSAMESGVLVAMAVDRFVAICNPLHYATILTPVFVAKIGGLVALRAWLVLLLPFPVLLQRLIFCQATIIGHAYCEHMAVVKLACSETTVNRAYGLAVALLVVGLDVVAIGISYALILQTVLKVPGGEARLKAFSTCGSHICVILIFYVPGIFSFLTHRFGHHVPHHVHVLLATLYLLVPPALNPLVYGVKTRQIRQRVLRVFSTKG